A part of Paenibacillus sp. sptzw28 genomic DNA contains:
- a CDS encoding TetR/AcrR family transcriptional regulator, whose amino-acid sequence MSESSEPRESRTNSSLQLLLQTAEKLIAEKGCRKTTLQEIMNDTGLSKGAIYHYVGSKDELFGLVLRERLSSANERFYNAVNEKGSLTEPLHAVVYGMKQMHDEKDVTNRILVYLLNQRDNPVVEKTLKDFYEKSFDMSVQWIEAGQKGGVIPSEIDAHKLGELFLLISYGMRVRGMTVSKSGNFTADDMFTFMKLMLSGGCPL is encoded by the coding sequence ATGTCAGAATCAAGCGAGCCCCGTGAATCCCGTACAAACTCCAGCTTGCAGCTGCTGCTTCAAACCGCGGAGAAACTCATTGCAGAGAAGGGCTGCCGCAAGACGACGCTTCAGGAGATTATGAACGACACTGGGCTTTCAAAAGGAGCGATTTATCATTATGTGGGCAGCAAGGATGAACTGTTCGGTCTTGTTCTCCGAGAAAGACTAAGCAGTGCAAATGAACGATTTTACAACGCCGTCAATGAAAAGGGAAGCTTAACGGAGCCGCTCCATGCAGTAGTATACGGAATGAAACAGATGCATGACGAGAAGGATGTCACCAACCGGATACTCGTCTATTTGCTAAACCAACGCGATAACCCGGTCGTGGAGAAAACGCTGAAGGACTTTTACGAGAAATCGTTCGATATGTCAGTTCAATGGATTGAAGCCGGGCAGAAGGGCGGAGTTATTCCGTCCGAAATCGATGCCCATAAGTTAGGTGAGCTGTTTCTTCTAATTTCTTACGGTATGCGCGTCCGAGGAATGACGGTTTCCAAGTCGGGAAACTTCACC